In the Oryza glaberrima chromosome 6, OglaRS2, whole genome shotgun sequence genome, one interval contains:
- the LOC127776651 gene encoding cyclase-like protein 2, whose product MAHLATVVLLLVAAARQAPLAAGDHSANPRLPTCASAPDVAAPQEHGDGGGVGGGGRRILDITHAVRAELPVLGSCDGVGALVRLKKSMANGSRSNLSELRMSVHTGTHVDAPGHMWQPHFDAGLDVDTLDLGLLNGPALLVDVPRHSNITAEVMESLNIPRGVRRVLFRTMNTDKRLMWQKESDLSFVGFTEDGAQWLVGYTDIKLVGVDYLSVASYEHMIPAHVVFLKSKEIVIVEALKLDDVEPGMYMLHCLPLRLAGAEGSPVRCILIK is encoded by the exons ATGGCTCATCTCGCCACCGTCGTGCTCCTGCTCGTCGCGGCCGCGCGCCAagctcccctcgccgccggcgaccactcGGCGAACCCTCGCCTCCCCACCTGCGCATCCGCACCGGATGTGGCTGCGCCGCAggagcacggcgacggcggcggcgtaggcggcggagggaggcggatCCTGGACATCACGCACGCGGTGCGGGCGGAGCTCCCGGTTCTGGGTTCGTGCGACGGGGTGGGCGCGCTGGTGCGGCTGAAGAAGTCCATGGCGAACGGCTCGCGCTCCAACCTCTCGGAGCTCCGGATGAGCGTGCACACGGGCACCCACGTCGACGCCCCCGGCCACATGTGGCAGCCGCACTTCGACGCCGGCCTCGACGTCGACACCCTCGACCTCGGCCTCCTCAATG GTCCTGCATTGCTGGTTGATGTCCCGAGACACTCAAACATAACTG CTGAAGTAATGGAGTCCCTGAACATCCCAAGAGGAGTTCGTCGAGTTCTTTTCAGAACAATGAACACTGACAA GAGACTGATGTGGCAAAAGGAGAGTGATCTGAGTTTTGTTGGATTTACAGAGGATGGTGCGCAATGGTTGGTTGGTTACACTGATATTAAGCTAGTCG GGGTGGACTATCTTTCAGTTGCTTCGTATGAACACATGATTCCTGCACATGTAGTGTTTTTGAAAAGTAAG GAAATTGTAATTGTCGAAGCTCTGAAGTTAGATGATGTGGAACCTGGCATGTACATGTTACATTGCTTACCTCTAAGGCTGGCTGGAGCTGAGGGTTCACCCGTTAGGTGCATCCTTATAAAATGA
- the LOC127776648 gene encoding probable E3 ubiquitin ligase SUD1, translated as MADVAADRPPAAEQEEARPPSSTAAVAEEDEEEEEGDVCRICRNPGDDEHPLRYPCACSGSIKFVHQDCLLQWLDHSNSRQCEVCKHAFSFSPVYADNAPSRLPFQELIVGVGMKACHVLQFVLRLAFVLSVWLMIIPFITYWIWRLTFVRSLGEAQRLFLSHISAQLILSDCLHGFLLSAIIVLIFLGATSLRDYIRHLRELGGHDAERDDGGRERHGARAVRRLPGPNNRVPAADGNIDELAEAQGLGAGELLRRNAENVAARLERLEAQVEQMLDGLDDADGAEDVPFDELVGMQGPVFHLVENAITVLASNAIFLIVVIFVPFSLGRIVLYYLSWFFSSASSPMLARMMPFTETAISLANDTLKSALNAVKNLSADSHNEGVIGHVIEVVTQSLKINATGLTVMQASGKSSLIKGTAIGSSYLSDLTTLAVGYMFIFCLVFLYIGSLALLRYARGERFTIGRLYGIATILEAIPSLCRQFFAGMKHLMTMVKVAFLLVIELGVFPLMCGWWLDVCTLKMLGATIAQRVEFFTMSPLASSSIHWLVGIIYMLQISIFVSLLRGVLRNGVLYFLRDPADPNYNPFRDLIDDPVHKHARRVLLSVAVYGSLIVILVFLPVKLAMRVAPSIFPLDITIFDPFTEIPVDVLLFQICIPFAIEHFKPRATIKALLHHWFAAVGWALGLTDFLLPRHEENGGQENWNGRAGRDRVHGGREMVAPQLEQRMIQHVADNLNGRGNANDSNEVAEESDVDDQGDSEYGFVLRIVLLLVLAWMTLLIFNAGMIVIPISLGRLVFEAIPRLPITHGIKCNDLFSFSIGCYIIWSAAAGTRYAIDYIRSRRLAFLVQQICKWCSIVVKSSALLSIWIFVIPVLIGLLFELLVIVPMRVPIDESPVFLLYQDWALGLIFLKIWTRLVMLDQMAPLVDESWRTKFERVREDGFSRLRGLWVLHEIIMPIVTKLLTALCVPYVLARGVFPVLGYPLIVNSAVYRFAWLGCLIFSALFFCGKRFHVWFTNLHNSIRDDRYLIGRRLHNFGEDSPHSSEPGTTTASDDDEHEQALIPRDQEGELGLRFRRHIMRGNQPRMAA; from the exons ATGGCGGACGTCGCCGCGGACCGGCCTCCCGCGGCCGagcaggaggaggcgcggccgcCCTCATccaccgcggcggtggcggaggaggacgaggaggaggaggaaggggacgtGTGCCGGATCTGCCGGAACCCGGGGGACGACGAGCACCCGCTCCGGTACCCGTGCGCCTGCAGCGGCAGCATCAAGTTCGTGCACCAGGACTGCCTCCTCCAGTGGCTCGACCACAGCAACTCCCGCCAGTGCGAG GTTTGCAAACATGCATTCTCTTTCTCGCCTGTCTATGCTGACAATGCTCCGTCAAGACTCCCCTTCCAAGAACTTATTGTTGGTGTTGGGATGAAAGCGTGCCATGTGCTTCAGTTTGTCCTCCGGCTTGCCTTTGTTCTTTCAGTTTGGCTCATGATTATCCCCTTCATCACTTACTGGATATGGAGGTTAACATTCGTGAGAAGTCTTGGTGAAGCACAGAGGCTATTCTTGAGTCATATCAGCGCTCAGTTGATCCTAAGTGACTgtttacatggttttcttctctcaGCTATTATTGTCCTTATATTTCTTGGAGCTACCTCTTTAAGGGACTATATAAGACACTTGCGGGAACTTGGAGGGCATGATGCTGAGAGGGATGATGGGGGCCGTGAAAGGCATGGTGCACGAGCTGTCAGAAGGCTACCTGGTCCTAATAACAGGGTTCCTGCTGCAGATGGAAACATTGACGAATTAGCAGAAGCCCAAGGACTTGGTGCTGGTGAACTTTTGAGAAGAAATGCAGAAAATGTTGCTGCTCGATTAGAACGACTTGAAGCTCAAGTCGAGCAGATGCTAGATGGTTTGGATGATGCAGATGGTGCAGAGGATGTTCCTTTTGATGAACTTGTAGGCATGCAAGGCCCTGTTTTCCACTTGGTTGAGAACGCAATAACA gTTCTGGCCAGCAATGCTATATTCCTCATTGTTGTGATCTTCGTACCATTCTCATTGGGAAGGATTGTCCTGTACTATCTATCATGGTTCTTCTCTTCAGCCTCTAGTCCTATGCTGGCAAGAATGATGCCGTTTACGGAAACTGCTATTTCATTGGCTAATGATACATTGAAGAGTGCACTTAATGCCGTGAAGAACTTATCTGCTGACAGCCATAATGAAGGTGTCATTGGTCATGTCATTGAGGTGGTTACTCAATCATTGAAGATAAATGCCACTGGTCTTACTGTAATGCAGGCCTCTGGGAAGAGTAGTCTGATAAAAGGAACTGCTATTGGCTCATCCTATCTTTCTGATCTGACAACTCTTGCTGTGGGATATATGTTTATCTTTTGCCTTGTGTTTTTGTACATTGGATCATTGGCTTTACTGCGGTATGCTAGGGGAGAACGTTTCACCATTGGGAGGCTCTACGGTATAGCTACCATTTTAGAGGCTATCCCATCTCTATGCAGGCAATTCTTTGCTGGAATGAAGCATCTCATGACTATGGTCAAAGTTGCATTCCTTTTGGTGATTGAACTTGGTGTATTTCCCCTTATGTGCGGTTGGTGGCTTGATGTATGCACCTTAAAGATGCTGGGTGCAACAATTGCTCAAAGAGTTGAATTCTTCACGATGTCACCCTTGGCAAGCTCCTCTATCCATTGGCTTGTTGggattatatatatgcttcaaATAAGCATATTTGTCAGCCTTCTTCGAGGG GTACTGCGCAATGGTGTTCTTTATTTCTTGCGGGACCCTGCCGATCCAAATTACAATCCGTTTAGGGATTTGATTGATGATCCTGTGCATAAACATGCCCGGCGAGTTCTTCTGTCTGTTGCTGTTTATGGAAGCTTGATTGTGATACTTGTTTTCTTACCTGTCAAACTGGCCATGCGAGTAGCTCCATCGATTTTTCCTCTGGACATCAC CATTTTTGACCCATTTACAGAGATCCCAGTTGATGTGCTTCTGTTCCAAATATGCATCCCGTTTGCAATTGAGCACTTCAAGCCTCGTGCAACAATTAAAGCACTTCTGCATCATTGGTTTGCTGCTGTTGGTTGGGCATTAGGCTTAACTGATTTCTTACTGCCAAGACATGAAGAAAATGGTGGGCAAGAGAACTGGAATGGCAGAGCAGGTAGAGATAGGGTACATGGTGGCCGGGAAATGGTTGCCCCACAGCTGGAGCAGCGTATGATACAACATGTTGCTGATAATCTGAATGGCAGGGGTAATGCCAATGACAGTAACGAGGTCGCTGAAGAATCTGATGTTGATGACCAGGGAGATTCAGA GTATGGTTTCGTCCTTCGGATTGTGCTCTTGCTTGTACTGGCATGGATGACTCTGCTGATATTCAATGCTGGAATGATTGTTATTCCAATCTCACTTGGTCGTTTAGTTTTTGAGGCTATTCCCCGCCTGCCAATCACACATGGCATCAAGTGCAATG ATTTATTCTCTTTCAGCATTGGATGTTATATTATCTGGAGTGCAGCAGCTGGAACCAGATATGCAATTGATTACATTCGATCACGACGACTGGCCTTCCTAGTGCAACAAATCTGCAAGTGGTGCTCTATTGTTGTGAAGAGTTCTGCTCTCCTGTCAATATGG ATCTTTGTTATTCCTGTGTTGATTGGACTCCTGTTTGAGTTACTGGTCATTGTACCCATGAGGGTGCCTATTGACGAGAGTCCGGTTTTCCTGTTGTATCAGGATTGGGCTCTTGGATTAATATTCTTAAAAATATGGACTAGGCTG GTTATGTTGGATCAAATGgcacctttggttgatgaaAGCTGGAGGACGAAGTTTGAGAGGGTTAGAGAGGATGGCTTCTCCCGTTTGAGAGGTCTATGGGTCCTGCATGAAATCATAATGCCTATCGTCACCAAGCTCCTTACAGCTCTCTGCGTTCCATATGTTCTTGCAAGGGGTGTCTTCCCAGTGCTTGGTTACCCACTCATTGTGAACTCAGCGGTCTACCGTTTCGCGTGGCTTGGCTGCCTGATATTCAGCGCGCTGTTCTTCTGTGGCAAGAGATTCCATGTTTGGTTCACCAATCTCCACAATTCCATTAGGGATGACCGTTATCTGATTGGGCGGAGGCTGCACAACTTTGGTGAGGACTCACCCCATTCAAGTGAACCTGGAACAACTACAGCGTCTGACGATGATGAACACGAGCAAGCACTCATTCCTCGCGATCAGGAAGGAGAGTTGGGGCTGAGGTTCAGGCGCCATATCATGCGTGGAAACCAACCGAGAATGGCTGCATAA
- the LOC127777147 gene encoding probable LRR receptor-like serine/threonine-protein kinase At4g37250 encodes MEGRWVVVFWVLVLMCRGACGLNADGVLLLSFKYAVTADPLGALAGWGYADESPCAWNGVVCNGFPQADAAAAWTANVTGVAAAEGGNSSAAVPVPSNGTAAAAAGLGVNASLAAAATVSRVISLVLPNAQLSGSLPPELGRVEHLRHLDLSGNSLNGSLPPTLLNATELRVLSLADNDISGVLPDGGSVPYSRSLQELNLSNNALAGRLPPALCRLPSLAVLGLANNYLAGELPIGGLAALEVVDLSANYFNGSLPSDFGGSRLRFLNISSNKLTGALPTELSAVVPANSTVDLSHNNFTGTVPQAGPFAVQPAAAYEGNPELCGPPLKKMCSIPSSLSNPPNATDSPPAFAAIPKNPTRPSPGAQAQAPRGQEKLRPAAILAIVAGDLAGVGLLFMLFLYIYHIRKKRRQRRHHHHQQQQDSPLQHKSNRAIGDVKTLDIAGAREEKASTSTGCCIGRKNDSSDESSDCSASSGAETSDDDDDGDLKKRSMSFIGRSTPQHHSKKHDHPHHQAAAAPPAPATLVTVDGDGELEMETLLKASAYILGATGSSIVYKAVLADGTALAVRRIGESGGADKLKDFEAQVRAVARFRHPNILRLRGFYWGADEKLLIHDYATNGSLANIAFSRRFGASSPLQLSLEARLRIARGVARGLAFIHEKKGVHGNVKPSNILLGADMEPWIGDFGLDRLLSGEAVHRSTGASARLFGSKRSMHSTSSLPDLSQMPGAGASPCGSSSAATSAVAAAAPPPYQAPECLKNLRPNTKWDVYSFGMVLLELLSGRVYSEVELCQWHAGFVVEERSRLLRMADPTLRGEADGREDALLACFKLAFACCAMAPGKRPAMRDAVLVLDRIPCSSSSASTTTTTTAAAAIP; translated from the exons atggaggggaGGTGGGTGGTGGTGTTTTGGGTTTTGGTGCTGATGTGCCGTGGCGCGTGCGGGCTGAACGCGGACGGGGTGCTGCTGCTGTCGTTCAAGTACGCGGTCACCGCCGACCCGCTCGGCGCGCTCGCCGGGTGGGGGTACGCCGACGAGTCGCCGTGCGCGTGGAACGGCGTCGTCTGCAACGGCTTCCCGCaggccgacgccgcggcggcgtggacggccAATGTCaccggggtggcggcggcggaggggggcaACTCGAGCGCCGCTGTCCCCGTGCCGTCgaacggcacggcggcggcggcggccgggctcgGCGTCAACgcgtcgctggcggcggcggcgacggtgtcgCGGGTCATCAGCCTCGTGCTGCCCAACGCGCAGCTGTCCGGGTCGCTGCCGCCCGAGCTGGGCCGCGTCGAGCACCTCCGCCACCTCGACCTCTCCGGGAACAGCCTCAACGGCAGCTTGCCGCCGACGCTGCTCAACGCGACCGAGCTCCGGGTGCTCTCGCTCGCCGACAATGACATCTCCGGCGTGCTCCCCGACGGCGGCTCCGTGCCCTACTCGCGCAGCCTCCAGGAGCTCAACCTGTCGAACAACGCGCTCGCCGGGCGCCTTCCGCCCGCTCTCTGCAGGCTCCCGAGCCTCGCCGTGCTTGGCCTCGCCAACAActacctcgccggcgagctccccatCGGCGGGCTCGCCGCCTTGGAGGTCGTCGACTTGAGCGCCAACTACTTCAATGGCTCCCTCCCGTCCGACTTCGGCGGGAGCCGGCTACGATTCCTGAACATCTCGTCGAACAAGCTCACCGGCGCGCTACCCACCGAACTGTCCGCCGTCGTGCCGGCGAACTCGACGGTCGATCTGTCGCACAACAACTTCACCGGCACGGTGCCGCAGGCCGGCCCGTTCGCcgtgcagccggcggcggcgtacgagGGCAACCCGGAGCTGTGCGGGCCGCCGCTGAAGAAGATGTGCTCGAtcccgtcgtcgctgtcgaacCCGCCGAACGCCAccgactcgccgccggcgttcgCGGCCATCCCCAAGAACCCGACCCGCCCATCTCCGGGAGCCCAGGCGCAGGCGCCGCGCGGGCAGGAGAAGCTCCGCCCCGCGGCGAtcctcgccatcgtcgccggcgacctcgccggcgtcgggctCCTCTTCATGCTGTTCCTGTACATCTACCACATCAGGAAgaagaggcggcagcggcggcaccatcatcatcagcagcagcaggattCGCCGCTGCAGCACAAGAGCAACCGAGCAATCGGCGACGTCAAGACGCTCGACATCGCCGGAGCCAGAGAAGAGAAGGCGTCGACGTCCACAGGCTGCTGCATTGGCCGCAAGAACGACAGCTCGGACGAGAGCTCCGACTGCTCGGCGTCGTCGGGGGCGGAgacctccgacgacgacgacgacggcgacctcaAGAAGCGGAGCATGAGCTTCATCGGCCGGAGCACGCCGCAGCATCACAGCAAGAAGCACGACCACCCTCAtcatcaggcggcggcggcgccgccggcgccggcgacgctggtcaccgtcgacggcgacggcgagctggaGATGGAGACGTTGCTGAAGGCGTCGGCCTACATCCTCGGCGCCACCGGGTCGAGCATCGTGTACAAGGCCGTGCTCGCCGACGGCACGGCGCTCGCCGTCCGCCGCAttggcgagagcggcggcgccgacaaGCTCAAGGACTTCGAGGCGCAGGTCCGCGCCGTGGCGCGCTTCCGCCACCCGAacatcctccgcctccgcggcttCTACTGGGGCGCCGACGAGAAGCTCCTCATCCATGACTACGCCACCAATGGCAGCCTCGCCAACATCGCCTTCAGCA GGCGGTTCggggcgtcgtcgccgctgcagcTGAGCTTGGAGGCGCGGCTGCGGAtcgcgcgcggcgtggcgcgcggGCTGGCGTTCATCCACGAGAAGAAGGGGGTGCACGGCAACGTGAAGCCGAGCAACATCCTGCTCGGCGCCGACATGGAGCCGTGGATCGGCGACTTCGGCCTGGACCGGCTGCTCTCCGGCGAGGCCGTGCACCGGAGCACGGGCGCGTCGGCGAGGCTGTTCGGGAGCAAGCGCTCGATGCACTCGACGAGCAGCCTGCCCGACCTGTCCCAGatgcccggcgccggcgccagccCATGCGGGTCGTCGTCTGCGGCGACGTCagccgtggcggcggctgcgccgccgccgtaccaGGCGCCGGAGTGCCTCAAGAACCTCAGGCCGAACACCAAGTGGGACGTCTACTCCTTCGGCATGGTGCTCCTGGAGCTCCTCTCCGGGAGGGTCTACTCGGAGGTGGAGCTCTGCCAGTGGCACGCCGGGTTCGTCGTCGAGGAGCGGAGCCGGCTGCTCCGCATGGCCGACCCGACGCtccgcggcgaggccgacggcaGGGAGGACGCCCTACTCGCCTGCTTCAAGCTCGCCTTCGCCTGCTGCGCCATGGCGCCCGGCAAGAGGCCTGCCATGAGGGACGCCGTGCTGGTCCTCGATCGAATACCTTGTTCGTCTTCATCTGcctcaaccaccaccaccaccaccgccgccgctgccattcCTTGA
- the LOC127776649 gene encoding extensin, with translation MSIQGQILEVRVTGCRKLRDTEFFTRQDPYVCIEYATNKFRTRTCTDGGRNPTFDEKFHIPLIEGLRELTVTVWNSNTLTHDDFIGNGRVQLHKVLTRGYDDASWPLQTRHMRSAGEVTLIMHFDVSAMKNKPGKISAASTTHSVLPVPVPAVPYAAPSPSYALPPAGYPAVPPYQSYPASHVPAPYPTSAYPHPPPPLLARDVEHAAYPPTSTTYPPQPYPPQPQGQTYPPQPQGETYPPQPQRETYPPQPQVQPYPPKPQGQPYPPQPQGQPYPPQPYGQTYPPPPEGQPTYPPAPYPSTYPPAPY, from the exons ATGTCGATACAAGGCCAGATCCTCGAAGTCAGAG TCACTGGGTGCAGGAAGCTGAGGGACACGGAGTTCTTCACGCGGCAGGATCCCTACGTCTGCATCGAGTATGCCACCAACAAGTTCCGCACCCGCACCTGCACCG ATGGGGGAAGGAACCCTACTTTTGACGAGAAGTTTCATATACCTCTCATTGAGGGGCTTCGTGAGCTAACCGTCACAGTGTGGAACAGCAACACGCTCACCCATGATGATTTCATTGGCAATGGCAG GGTGCAGCTGCATAAGGTGCTTACGCGTGGCTATGATGACGCCTCATGGCCCCTCCAGACACGCCATATGAG GTCTGCTGGGGAAGTGACGCTCATTATGCATTTTGATGTTTCAGCAATG AAGAACAAGCCGGGAAAAATTTCTGCCGCGTCAACCACACATTCTGTTCTTCCAGTGCCGGTACCAGCAGTACCATATGCTGCCCCCTCGCCTTCATACGCACTACCCCCTGCAGGATACCCTGCAGTACCGCCATATCAATCCTATCCTGCTAGCCATGTCCCGGCGCCATATCCTACTTCAGCATACCCacatccaccaccacctctgCTAGCTCGCGATGTTGAGCATGCGGCATACCCTCCTACAAGTACAACATATCCTCCACAGCCGTACCCACCACAGCCGCAGGGACAAACATACCCACCGCAGCCGCAGGGAGAAACATACCCACCGCAGCCGCAGCGAGAAACATACCCACCGCAGCCTCAAGTACAACCATACCCACCAAAGCCACAGGGACAACCATACCCACCGCAGCCGCAGGGACAACCATATCCACCGCAACCATATGGACAAACTTACCCACCACCTCCAGAAGGACAGCCCACATATCCACCTG CGCCCTATCCTTCAACTTATCCACCAGCACCATATTGA
- the LOC127775822 gene encoding uncharacterized protein LOC127775822, protein MQAAAPAWAPPIVSSASAVSARPRRGASAGAGAVRCELAASAPSSAAGSLAPRWAQRTVVIPPQRRGCHLITPKIVNGIRDDLSEFKCGMAHLFLQHTSASLTINENYDSDVQFDTETFLSRIVPEGPSAPWRHTIEGPDDMPAHIKSSMFGCALTIPITDGRLNMGTWQGIWLCEHRDYATPRQIVITLNGI, encoded by the exons ATGCAGGCGGCAGCACCCGCGTGGGCTCCGCCCATCGTCTCCTCGGCTTCCGCCGTCTCCGCGCGGCCCCGCCGTGGcgcgagcgccggcgccggcgccgtccggtgcgagctcgccgcctccgcgccgtcgtcggccgccggcTCGTTGGCCCCACGCTGGGCCCAGAGGACCGTCGTCATCCCGCCGCAGCGCCGCGGCTGCCACCTCATCACCCCCAAG ATTGTGAACGGGATAAGAGACGACCTCTCCGAGTTCAAGTGCGGCATGGCACATCTGTtct TGCAGCACACCAGCGCTTCGTTGACTATCAATGAGAACTATGACTCCGATGTCCAGTTTGACACTGAAACATTTCTTAGTCGCATTGTCCCAGAG GGTCCATCTGCTCCATGGAGGCACACCATAGAAG GGCCAGACGACATGCCAGCACATATTAAATCGTCGATGTTTGGTTGTGCCCTGAC GATTCCTATCACTGATGGGCGTCTCAACATGGGAACTTGGCAG GGTATATGGCTCTGTGAACATCGAGACTACGCTACTCCTCGCCAGATTGTGATTACTCTCAATGGGATCTAA
- the LOC127777149 gene encoding protein TIC 21, chloroplastic-like, whose product MQALLLSPAAAPRPPLPAPRRPSLPPRATSILTPAPRSPALRVVDAFAAGRWGGRAASRLPAAAAAAAAAAEAGPPDPAPSPAEDEAERAMLAQVSKRLEKTAQYFKTLGTLGFWSQLVCTTVSAGILSFSAVATGNATSPFTFFATSIGIVAAFISVFWAFGYIRLSQRLKRTANKPAKAPPRADVVKNLKNGIVLNVLGMGAAILGMQATVGALVAKALTTSAVPYYQGISPGQSPVLSLDVFLVQASANTILSHFLGLSSTLELLRSVTLTKVEAASTPRSQPA is encoded by the exons ATGCAGGCGCTCCTgctctccccggcggcggcgccacggccgcCCCTCCCCGCTCCGAGGCGGCCGTCTCTACCCCCTCGAGCCACCTCGATCctcacgccggcgccgcgctccCCCGCTCTCCGTGTGGTggacgccttcgccgccggccgctgggGAGGACGCGCTGCGTCGCGCCtcccggctgctgctgctgcggcggcggcggcggctgaggccgGTCCTCCCGACCCCGCGCCTTCCCCCGCCGAGGACGAGGCCGAGCGCGCCATGCTCGCCCAG GTTAGCAAGAGGCTAGAAAAAACAGCACAGTATTTCAAGACTTTGGGCACCCTGGGATTCTGGTCTCAGTTAGTGTGCACAACTGTCTCAGCAGGAATTTTGTCATTCTCGGCAGTCGCTACAGGGAATGCAACATCTCCCTTTACATTCTTTGCAACTTCAATTGGTATTGTTGCGGCATTTATTTCAGTCTTTTGGGCTTTTGGTTATATCCGTCTTTCACAAAGGCTTAAGAGAACAGCAAACAAACCTGCAAAG GCTCCTCCACGTGCCGATGTAgtaaaaaatctcaaaaatggTATTGTGCTCAATGTTCTTGGAATGGGTGCTGCAATTCTTGGTATGCAGGCAACTGTAGGGGCATTGGTAGCAAAAGCCCTCACTACATCTGCAGTGCCGTACTACCAGGGAATATCTCCTGGCCAGAGCCCTGTTCTATCTTTAGATGTTTTCCTTGTTCAG GCTTCAGCCAACACGATCCTCTCACATTTTCTTGGATTATCGAGCACACTGGAATTACTGCGATCTGTAACCCTGACAAAAGTAGAAGCTGCCTCAACCCCTCGATCTCAGCCAGCATGA